In Coregonus clupeaformis isolate EN_2021a chromosome 7, ASM2061545v1, whole genome shotgun sequence, one genomic interval encodes:
- the ppp1r3g gene encoding protein phosphatase 1 regulatory subunit 3G has product MSNSDLLRYSKQCSPTSGGTMLSGSEDEPTDNGDEDLEDGLIEPPEMYKKDRGRAKSLPAYPEQAMLFEEIANNGRKRVKFADSMGLDLASVKHFSTSEDPKIPSKVLSRLQIFPPQPQDREYTIGNLCVNLKSTLTMDRLIPTFKMPVESDDFETTVLQRHVNLEKVTITQFDIRGQIRTNTQNCCKREVGVRYTFNEWLSFVDAQAIPMPVDENIVGERYTFTIFTPPFLDPSSSVHFAVYIRNDQGEFWDNNYGQNYTFKYHCTCMPTYEDVAFHAT; this is encoded by the coding sequence ATGTCCAATTCAGACCTCCTGCGTTATTCCAAGCAGTGTTCTCCAACTTCAGGGGGAACCATGCTATCAGGGAGTGAAGATGAGCCAACGGATAATGGTGATGAGGACTTGGAAGATGGCTTAATCGAACCACCAGAAATGTATAAGAAAGACAGGGGAAGGGCGAAATCTCTGCCCGCATACCCGGAGCAGGCTATGCTTTTTGAAGAAATAGCCAATAACGGCCGAAAACGGGTGAAGTTCGCAGACTCCATGGGGCTTGATTTGGCAAGCGTGAAGCACTTCAGCACATCAGAAGACCCGAAAATCCCTTCCAAGGTATTGTCGAGATTGCAGATCTTTCCCCCTCAACCACAGGACCGAGAGTATACAATTGGGAACCTGTGCGTAAACTTAAAATCTACCTTGACCATGGACCGTCTCATCCCAACTTTCAAGATGCCAGTTGAGTCTGATGATTTTGAAACCACGGTATTGCAGCGCCACGTCAACCTGGAGAAGGTGACCATCACTCAGTTTGACATCCGTGGGCAGATTCGGACGAATACTCAAAACTGTTGCAAGAGGGAAGTTGGTGTGAGGTACACATTCAACGAGTGGCTCTCTTTCGTGGACGCGCAGGCGATACCCATGCCCGTGGATGAGAATATTGTCGGTGAGCGTTATACCTTTACCATATTCACACCTCCATTCCTAGACCCATCTTCCTCTGTGCACTTCGCCGTGTACATCAGGAATGACCAGGGCGAGTTTTGGGATAACAACTATGGTCAAAACTATACCTTCAAGTATCACTGTACATGTATGCCGACCTACGAGGACGTAGCATTCCATGCAACCTGA